The Larimichthys crocea isolate SSNF chromosome XII, L_crocea_2.0, whole genome shotgun sequence region ATGGATTTCCATAGGTccaagggttagggttagggttagcctCTTCAGCCTCTTCAACACTTGTGGGGTGGATATCGAGGTGGTGacaagaaggctggctctgtgaTCGGAGTAAGGATGGACTCTCTGGAGGAAGTGGTGGAGAGAGACACAATGAGGATGGTGGATGCCATCCTGAACAACATGGATCATCAACTACAAAACATCTTGATGGACCAAAGAAGTAACGGTGGTGGACAGCTCCTCTTTCTTCATTGCAGGATGGAGAGATACAAAAGATCTTTTTTTACCTACGACCATCAGACTTTTTAAATCTTCTAAAATTGGCAGATGAGCTGACAGACAAATCCCcttggggattaataaagtaattcGTATTcgtattcatattcatattaaacctcctcctcccttcctatcaaactcctcctcctcctcctgttgtcCAGTCCAAAGTCCGAGCCTGAGGACCAGATGATCTGTCTGAATATAAAAGAGACAAGCAGAACACAGCCACACACGATACATCCATCTGTCACAAAGAAAACCTCCCCTGACCCAATTTTTCttgtaaatacttttttatttaaacactcaaTGACCTGAGCTGTAAACGTCGAGGACATCTCAGCACCTTAAATTACGGACACAGTCattctctctcatacacactctcacacacacatacacacataaatatcaCTGGATGCACTGATAAGGCTGCTGTTTATAGCTGCACTAGAGGACCGACTTGTTTGTGCAGCTCACATCCAAACTGAATTTGCAAGAAGACGATGTACTAACTGGGATATTCTTACAAAATTCTGTAAGTATAATTCTGTCTAGTTATATATGTTTAGTTATACTGACATTATACTATTTTATTGCCCTTTCATGGTACTGTTGTTCTGTCATTAGCTTAAGGTTGTCTTAAATCTGTCTTTGTAATTAAATTCCAGCTGCAGTTTGGTCAAAACCAAAAGCTACTGTGTCCTGTAGAAATCACCTAAATGCTACAAGAGGACATTGTATCTGAAATTTAACTTAAACTTGTTCACACCTGGTTTAACTGAGGTTTAACTTAAACCTGCTGCAAACCTGTTTAACTGAGCATTAATGTAAACCAACCCATACACCTGGTTTAACAGAGGTTTAACTTAATTTtgctaaaagagagtgaatattagaTTTAAACTCATGCCCTGGTGGGCATAAACATGAcaccaaatgaatgctaatgttgctgaATGTGAAAATAAGCAAGTTCACCACAGAAAGCAAGTTCACAGATGAAATGTTGTCTCCACATATTTCAACCATCCCCAAATGGCCAAAAGTAAATCAGTTACTGTAGGTTTAGCAACAATATTGAAACTGCTCACATATTTGTTAAAATGCAGGTTAAAGTGATCAATGCAGCAGATGTgtagacaggaagtgaaacaacaaaatctgCAACTTACCATGtatgaggtgggctgaatgaagcctgggtgctcaaataagctgTCTGTAATGGaaccacctgtcagtcagagtGTCTGTGAACTGTTCTGTAGCCAACATCAAGTGCAATTTTAATTCTTTTAGACCTCAGCTTTTGACACCATAGATCACTCCATTTTAATTAACCATCTTAAAACCTGGGTGGGCATCAAGGACTCTGCACTTGGTTGGTTTTACTCTTATCTTTTAAAAAGAACCTTCTTGGTCACCACAGGTAATTATTCTTCTTCGTCAGCTCACATTACCTGTGGTTCAATTTTAGGTccaattttattttctatttaccGCAATTTTCGGACTATAAGCCGAAAACACGCTTTCACACGCTTTGAACCCTGCAGCCTATACAACAGTGCggctaatttatagatttttactaGACGTGGGGAAAGATTATACGCCAgagaagacactagttttgattttgaaatgtcattttgcgcatcatgcacacaccctcatcatggaaaacacacaaagaaatacatatgatgcagcttttaagttaaaggcaatAGTAGgctaaagtgtgttttattttctaaccAGGTGTGTTACTGTCGTGTTggtgcagtgttttattttctaaccATGCGGGCATGTTCATCCCGTGTTGATGCCGTGTTGGTGCCATactgctgattttcaggcatagtttgaaaaaaagcgtgtcttaaattaaaactaaaaaaaacttcagtgtattgtctttctgtgtaaatacctCATGTTACAACATAAAAACCTGTGGCTTATATTAAGTGtggcctatatatgtacaaaatgtattttttttttcacattcagctggtgtggcttatattcaggtgcgctcaataGTCCGGAAATTACGGAAATTACGAAAATTATATGCTCCCTCTTGGCCATATCATTGAACGCcacaatgtttcttttcattgctATGCAGATGGAACACAGATCACCTCACCCTGAGACCTGCTGACCCTAGAAGCCTAGCTTCTGTTTTAGACTGTCTTAGTGATGTGAACTGCTGGATGGCACAAAATCTCTTGAAACTCAACaactcaaaatcaaaatctATTCTAACCTCTCTTGGTCCCTATGCCAACTGCGTAACGCCCACTGCCCGTAATCTAGGAGTCATTTTTTCAATAAAGTAGTTCAGTCTTGTTTCCTTTAATTCAAAACCATCTCCAGAATCAAAACAGTCATTACCCACTCCGATTTAGAAGAagttatacagtacatgcactaATATTCTCCAGACTAGACTATTATAACTCACTTCTCTCCGGCATAAATCAGAAATCACTCTCTCGCCTCCAACTTGTGCAAAATGCAGCAGCTAGGCTTCTTATTGGTTTTAACAGACGACAGCACATTACACCGATTTTAGCTTCCCTTCATTGGCTCCCTGTTcattttagaattgattttaagattttactgatcacttttaaGGCACATCAGGGACTGGCTCCAAGTTACATATCAGATATATTGACACCTTCCAAAGTTCCCTTCTGGCTGTTCCAAAGTCAAGGCTCAAAACTAAAGGTGACCAGGCGTTTGCCATCAGGGCCCCTCGACTTTGGAACGCCCTGCCTGAGGACTTAAGGCTTGCAGAATCAGTGAATTCTTTTAAGTCAGttcttaaaacttaaaaatcatttttatagacttgctTATAGACTTATAGACTTTtatgtgatgtttgtctttttaactttcttttttttttacttttaacttGAATTAAATCATtctatttcactgtgttttattttatttttgttatgtggttgtttatgtaatttatgcatttcttaactgttattttttaaatagctttttattgtcttctaaATGTTGTTGGTTCTTCTTATTTTGCCTGAGTATTTTGTTCATGCTTGTCTGTCAACGCATTTtgtaaatgctgttttaaaggtgctatataaatatatacatatacacttatttttattataagtGGCCATTTCACAAACTGCATGTGAAAAACATAAGAAAGATAAAGTACTTTAAATACAACTGTTATGTGACATAAGCCAGTGCTTCTttgaaaacagcattttcagCAGAGTCCGAGTTAGCTTGCCGCTCAAACCTCTGCATGTTCTGCTATAACTGAACCTGTTCTAACCTGCAGCGAGTCACATGTGAGATTGACAACAACACATAACTTGAGGACGCACGCGTTTATTTTGCTTTCTCTTGCAGTGGTAATGGACTTGCTCCACAGCTCCGGTGTGAGTAGTACACACTACCTGCAGACGCACTTCAGCCACAGCCAGGGCTACTTCCTGTCAGTCTCCATGGCAACGGACCTACGCAAcactttcttcctgtttttccccATATGGTTCCATGTACAGCAAGCTGAAGCCATCAAACTGGTGTGGGTAGCAGTGGTGGGAGACTGGGTCAACCTGATGCTGAAATGGTGAGTATTGGAACTGGGATGATGaaggcgatgatgatgatgatgaaggcgatgatgatgatgacaatgatgatgatgatgatgccttTGCACTGCACACAAACTGTATCCATTATGCCATTTTTTAAGGCTTCTGTTTGGGGAACGTCCCTATTGGTGGGTTCAGGAGACAGATTACTATGGCAACTCTTCTCAACCAATGATAGAACAGTTCCCCATGACCTGTGAGACCGGCCCAGGTAGGACCATATGTCTGGAGTAATGTGTGTATCAACTTTAATCCATCTCTTAAAAACCCTATTTCCTCCCCTGACAGGAAGTCCATCAGGTCATGCCATGGGGACGGCAGCAGTTTACTacaccatgatgtcatcactccTCTCCACAGTGCTCAAGAAAGATAGACATCAGATCAGAAGATGGTAAGATCAACCTCACCTTTACTCACTGTCTAACACCTCTGTGTATTGTATGTAGTGCAGAGCAATAACATGTCTATCTGTCCTCCAGGTGCATGCGTGTCTCACTGTGGACGCTGTTctggtgtgtgcaggtgtgtgtgtgcctttccAGGGTTTTTGTTGCTGCTCATTTTCCACATCAGGTCATCACAGGAGTTGCCATAGGTATGGACACACAACTGTTATTAATACTCTCGATAAACCCACTGCTCTGTATTTCACCAGCAAATCATTCAAACATTCAGATTTgttctgcagaagaagaagtaagaAACTCacttgcaggtatttggtcataaaccgAAGTACTGACTTCTAAgaagtc contains the following coding sequences:
- the LOC104927191 gene encoding glucose-6-phosphatase-like: MDLLHSSGVSSTHYLQTHFSHSQGYFLSVSMATDLRNTFFLFFPIWFHVQQAEAIKLVWVAVVGDWVNLMLKWLLFGERPYWWVQETDYYGNSSQPMIEQFPMTCETGPGSPSGHAMGTAAVYYTMMSSLLSTVLKKDRHQIRRWCMRVSLWTLFWCVQVCVCLSRVFVAAHFPHQVITGVAIGILVAESLSRTQQFYEAGLRSYLLTSLLLLSLALLLYLCLQLVGVDVLWSVEKARCWCRRAEWVSVDTSPLASLFRNTGTLLGLGLGLHYPLHAHTNRVVFARMSEGIYRLICLSATLVLLQLFDFAFRPPVHSGALFYLLSFCKSATVPLATVAVVPYCVTAALTYTGETLL